The following coding sequences are from one Streptomyces sp. NBC_01485 window:
- a CDS encoding pyridoxamine 5'-phosphate oxidase family protein, whose amino-acid sequence MGKTYERIDGRLRKFIEEQPLFFTATAPLSGDGTVNLSPKGLKGSFAVLDEHTVAYLDFAGSTAETIAHLRENGRITLMWCAFQGPPNIVRVHGRGEPVFRDDPRFREFLAHFAGIDPASHGLRAIIVVHAELVRDSCGFAVPFMTYDEDRALHGQRFAREDDASLNAYFTNKEHIATSLDGLPGLPLPMRPI is encoded by the coding sequence ATGGGAAAGACCTACGAGCGCATCGACGGAAGGCTCCGTAAGTTCATCGAGGAGCAGCCCCTCTTCTTCACCGCGACCGCGCCCCTGTCCGGCGACGGCACGGTCAACCTCTCCCCCAAAGGCCTCAAGGGCTCGTTCGCCGTGCTCGACGAACACACCGTGGCCTACCTGGACTTCGCCGGATCCACCGCGGAGACCATCGCGCACCTGCGCGAGAACGGCCGGATCACGCTGATGTGGTGCGCCTTCCAGGGGCCGCCGAACATCGTGCGGGTGCACGGCCGCGGCGAGCCGGTCTTCCGTGACGACCCCCGCTTCCGGGAGTTCCTCGCCCACTTCGCCGGCATCGACCCGGCCTCGCACGGACTGCGCGCGATCATCGTCGTGCACGCCGAACTCGTGCGGGACAGCTGTGGGTTCGCAGTGCCGTTCATGACGTACGACGAGGACCGCGCGCTGCATGGGCAGCGCTTCGCGCGGGAGGACGACGCGTCACTCAACGCGTACTTCACGAACAAGGAGCACATCGCCACGAGCCTGGACGGACTGCCCGGACTGCCGTTGCCCATGCGTCCCATTTGA
- a CDS encoding methionine ABC transporter ATP-binding protein → MITTTGLTKVYRSRGRAVTALDGVDLHVREGEVYGVIGQSGAGKSSLIRCINLLERPTAGTVTVAGQDLTALAGRGPRAGKELRQARSRIGMVFQHFNLLSSRTVQDNVELPLEILGGSGKERSRKALELLDLVGLADKAKSFPAQLSGGQKQRVGIARALAGDPKVLLSDEATSALDPETTRSILRLLRDLNRQLGLTVLLITHEMDVVKSICDSAALMENGRVVESGTVSELLATPGSELAAALFPVGGEATGDDRTVIDVTFRGERATQPVISQLSRTYNIDISILGAAIDTVAGLQVGRMRIELPGRYEDNVVPIGFLREQGLQIDVVDHAAQEPVPLKGGAE, encoded by the coding sequence GTGATCACCACCACGGGCCTCACCAAGGTCTACCGCTCGCGCGGCCGTGCGGTCACCGCCCTCGACGGCGTCGACCTGCACGTCCGCGAAGGCGAGGTGTACGGCGTCATCGGCCAGTCCGGCGCCGGCAAGTCCTCGCTGATCCGCTGCATCAACCTCCTGGAGCGCCCCACCGCCGGCACGGTCACCGTCGCCGGACAGGACCTCACCGCGCTCGCCGGACGCGGACCCCGCGCCGGCAAGGAGCTGCGGCAGGCCCGCAGCCGGATCGGCATGGTCTTCCAGCACTTCAACCTGCTGTCCTCACGGACCGTGCAGGACAACGTCGAACTGCCCCTGGAGATCCTCGGCGGCTCAGGGAAGGAACGTTCCCGCAAGGCGCTGGAGCTGCTCGACCTCGTCGGTCTCGCCGACAAGGCGAAGTCCTTCCCCGCCCAGCTCTCCGGCGGCCAGAAGCAGCGCGTCGGCATCGCCCGCGCCCTCGCCGGCGACCCGAAGGTGCTCCTCTCCGACGAGGCCACCAGCGCCCTCGACCCGGAGACCACCCGCTCCATCCTCCGGCTGCTGCGCGACCTGAACCGCCAACTGGGCCTGACCGTGCTGCTCATCACCCACGAGATGGACGTCGTGAAGTCGATCTGCGACTCCGCCGCGCTCATGGAGAACGGCCGCGTCGTCGAGTCCGGCACGGTCAGCGAGCTGCTCGCCACCCCCGGCTCCGAACTGGCCGCCGCGCTCTTCCCGGTCGGCGGCGAAGCCACCGGCGACGACCGCACCGTCATCGACGTCACCTTCCGCGGCGAGAGGGCCACCCAGCCCGTCATCTCCCAGCTCTCGCGCACCTACAACATCGACATCTCGATCCTCGGCGCCGCCATCGACACCGTCGCCGGACTCCAGGTCGGCCGCATGCGCATCGAACTGCCCGGCCGCTACGAGGACAACGTCGTGCCGATCGGCTTCCTGCGCGAACAGGGCCTGCAGATCGACGTCGTGGACCACGCGGCCCAGGAGCCCGTACCGCTGAAGGGCGGTGCCGAGTGA
- a CDS encoding glycerophosphodiester phosphodiesterase gives MGTQDAQESNQQANVSGTGRRALLGAAMFGATGSVLGLSGTARAAEPRTGGGHDGGHGGGLKSLPVPTIIGHRGASGYRPEHTFGSYQLALDLGADIVEAGDLVPTKDGHLVCRHEPEIGGTTDVADHPEFAARRTTKVLDGIPTTGWFTEDFTLAELKRLRAIERIPANRPHNTLYNGRWQIPTFEEVLKWQDEQTRKRGKQVWIYPETKHPTYFRKLGLGLEERVAKLLHKHGKDKKNSPVILQSFEPGSIQRLNKLVDNPLVVLLSSADSRPWDFVEAGDPRTVADLVTRAGLREIAGYAQGIGPTLDLVIPKDAAGNLTTPTTLVKDAHAVGLILHPYTMRNENPFLPANFRRGSDADAYGDVFGAYRTYFATGIDGVFTDNADTGLLARADFVNG, from the coding sequence ATGGGAACGCAGGACGCGCAGGAGTCGAACCAGCAGGCGAACGTGAGCGGAACCGGACGGCGGGCACTGCTCGGCGCGGCGATGTTCGGCGCCACCGGAAGCGTCCTCGGCCTGTCGGGCACCGCACGAGCCGCCGAGCCCCGGACCGGCGGCGGCCATGACGGCGGTCACGGCGGCGGCCTGAAGAGCCTGCCCGTGCCGACGATCATCGGTCACCGCGGCGCCAGCGGCTACCGCCCCGAGCACACCTTCGGCTCGTACCAACTGGCCCTCGACCTGGGCGCCGACATCGTCGAGGCCGGCGACCTCGTCCCCACCAAGGACGGCCACCTGGTCTGCCGGCACGAGCCGGAGATCGGCGGCACCACGGACGTCGCCGACCACCCCGAGTTCGCCGCCCGCAGGACGACGAAGGTGCTCGACGGCATCCCCACGACCGGCTGGTTCACCGAGGACTTCACGCTCGCCGAGCTGAAGAGACTGCGCGCGATCGAGCGCATCCCGGCCAACCGCCCGCACAACACGCTCTACAACGGCCGCTGGCAGATCCCCACCTTCGAGGAAGTCCTGAAGTGGCAGGACGAGCAGACCCGTAAGCGCGGCAAGCAGGTCTGGATCTACCCCGAGACCAAGCACCCCACCTACTTCCGCAAGCTGGGCCTCGGCCTGGAGGAACGGGTCGCCAAGCTGCTGCACAAGCACGGCAAGGACAAGAAGAACTCGCCGGTCATCCTGCAGTCCTTCGAGCCCGGCAGCATCCAGCGCCTGAACAAGCTGGTCGACAACCCCCTCGTCGTGCTCCTGTCGAGCGCGGACTCCCGCCCCTGGGACTTCGTCGAGGCGGGCGACCCGCGCACGGTCGCCGACCTCGTCACCCGGGCGGGCCTCAGGGAGATCGCCGGCTATGCCCAGGGCATCGGCCCCACCCTCGACCTGGTCATCCCGAAGGACGCGGCCGGCAACCTCACCACCCCGACCACCCTGGTGAAGGACGCCCACGCGGTCGGCCTGATCCTGCACCCGTACACCATGCGCAACGAGAACCCCTTCCTTCCCGCGAACTTCCGCAGGGGCTCGGACGCGGACGCCTACGGCGACGTGTTCGGCGCCTACCGCACCTACTTCGCGACCGGCATCGACGGCGTCTTCACCGACAACGCGGACACGGGCCTCCTGGCCCGCGCGGACTTCGTCAACGGCTGA
- a CDS encoding TetR/AcrR family transcriptional regulator has product MAVDRDHILRSAAALLTRTSTTTMDEVAKAAGISRATLHRHFAGRDALVRALEALGIAECENALDAARLDEGPADDAVRRLVGEIESAAGLLAFLYTENQLFEGEEQHPGWTRIDDRISALFRRGQQDGAFRIDLTPAWLTEALYGLLASAAWLVQSGKGAPRDFQHMTAELLLGGALRHPAPQNPERQREES; this is encoded by the coding sequence ATGGCCGTCGACCGTGACCACATACTGCGCAGCGCCGCCGCTCTGCTGACCCGCACCTCCACCACGACGATGGACGAGGTCGCCAAGGCGGCCGGGATCAGCCGCGCCACGCTGCACCGGCACTTCGCCGGGCGCGACGCGCTCGTCCGAGCCCTGGAGGCACTCGGCATCGCGGAGTGCGAGAACGCGCTGGACGCGGCCCGGCTGGACGAGGGCCCGGCCGACGACGCCGTACGCCGCCTGGTCGGGGAGATCGAGTCCGCCGCCGGCCTGCTCGCCTTCCTCTACACCGAGAACCAGTTGTTCGAGGGCGAGGAACAGCACCCGGGCTGGACCCGGATCGACGACCGGATCTCCGCCCTGTTCCGGCGCGGACAGCAGGACGGCGCGTTCCGCATCGACCTCACGCCCGCCTGGCTCACCGAGGCGCTGTACGGCCTGCTGGCCTCCGCCGCCTGGCTGGTGCAGAGCGGCAAGGGCGCCCCCAGGGACTTCCAGCACATGACCGCCGAACTGCTCCTGGGCGGAGCCCTACGCCATCCCGCACCACAGAATCCCGAACGGCAGAGAGAGGAATCATGA
- a CDS encoding aldo/keto reductase: MPFARLASATTPTCHLGFGLAAVARPGYINLGRDQDLGDDRSVETLRTRTHELLDAAYAQGVRYFDAARSYGRSEEFLADWLRARPDVDDIVVGSKWGYTYTADWTTDAEKHEVKDHGLATYARQRAETAELLGDRLDLYQIHSVTPDSPALTDKELHAKLAEAAAQGLTVGFSTSGPAQAAAIRAALAVTVDGEPLFRTVQSTYNALETSAGPALTEAHDAGLTVIVKEGMANGRLAEPYAPDALKTVAGETSLGCDAVALALILRRPWAGVVLSGAATAAQLASNLHAAAVDLDDDQLDRLSTLAEDPRTYWERRGSLPWH; this comes from the coding sequence ATGCCCTTTGCCCGACTGGCCTCAGCGACAACCCCCACCTGCCACCTCGGCTTCGGGCTCGCCGCAGTAGCCCGCCCCGGCTACATCAACCTCGGCCGCGACCAGGACCTCGGAGACGACCGCAGCGTGGAGACGCTGCGCACCCGCACCCACGAACTCCTCGACGCCGCCTACGCCCAGGGCGTCCGCTACTTCGACGCGGCCCGCTCCTACGGCCGCTCCGAGGAGTTCCTCGCCGACTGGCTGCGGGCCAGGCCCGACGTCGACGACATCGTCGTAGGCAGCAAGTGGGGCTACACCTACACCGCCGACTGGACCACGGACGCGGAGAAGCACGAGGTCAAGGACCACGGCCTCGCGACGTACGCACGGCAGCGCGCCGAGACGGCCGAACTCCTCGGCGACCGGCTCGACCTCTACCAGATCCACTCGGTGACCCCGGACAGCCCGGCCCTCACCGACAAGGAACTCCACGCGAAGCTGGCCGAAGCCGCCGCCCAGGGCCTCACCGTCGGCTTCTCCACCAGCGGCCCCGCCCAGGCCGCCGCCATCCGCGCCGCCCTCGCCGTGACGGTCGACGGCGAGCCCCTCTTCCGTACCGTCCAGTCGACGTACAACGCCCTGGAGACCTCGGCCGGCCCCGCCCTCACCGAGGCCCACGACGCCGGACTCACGGTGATCGTGAAGGAGGGCATGGCCAACGGCCGCCTCGCGGAGCCGTACGCGCCGGACGCCCTGAAGACCGTCGCGGGAGAGACGTCCCTCGGCTGCGACGCGGTCGCCCTCGCCCTGATCCTGCGCCGGCCCTGGGCCGGCGTCGTCCTCTCCGGCGCGGCGACCGCCGCCCAGCTCGCCTCCAACCTGCACGCGGCGGCCGTGGACCTCGACGACGACCAGCTCGACCGGCTGTCCACGCTGGCGGAGGACCCGCGGACGTACTGGGAGCGCCGCGGCAGCCTGCCCTGGCACTGA
- the argH gene encoding argininosuccinate lyase codes for MSSNSGDVRLWGGRFADGPAEALAKLSASVHFDWRLAPYDIAGSRAHARVLHKADLLTEDELARMIGGLDQLEADVADGSFVGTIADEDVHTALERGLLERLGADLGGKLRAGRSRNDQVATLFRMYLRDHARIVGGLIADLQEALIGLAEAHPDVAMPGRTHLQHAQPVLFAHHVLAHVQSLSRDAERLRQWDERTAVSPYGSGALAGSSLGLDPEAVAADLGFEHGSVGNSIDGTASRDFVAEFAFITAMIGVNLSRISEEIIIWNTKEFSFVTLHDAFSTGSSIMPQKKNPDIAELARGKSGRLIGNLTGLMATLKALPLAYNRDLQEDKEPVFDSCDQLEVLLPAFTGMVATLTIHRERMEELAPAGFSLATDIAEWLVKQGVPFRVAHEVAGECVKVAEADGKELDGLTDEQFAKISAHLTPEVRSVLNVPGALASRNARGGTAPSAVAVQLAELKTNVATQQEWATAKNKR; via the coding sequence GTGAGCAGCAACAGCGGTGACGTACGGCTCTGGGGCGGCCGTTTCGCCGACGGCCCCGCCGAGGCCCTGGCGAAGCTGTCCGCGTCCGTCCACTTCGACTGGCGGCTCGCGCCCTACGACATCGCCGGTTCGCGTGCCCACGCGCGCGTGCTGCACAAGGCGGACCTGCTCACCGAGGACGAGCTGGCCCGGATGATCGGCGGGCTCGACCAGCTCGAGGCGGACGTCGCCGACGGCTCCTTCGTCGGCACGATCGCCGACGAGGACGTCCACACCGCCCTGGAGCGCGGCCTCCTGGAGCGCCTCGGCGCCGACCTCGGCGGCAAGCTGCGCGCCGGCCGCTCCCGCAACGACCAGGTCGCCACCCTCTTCCGGATGTACCTGCGCGATCACGCCCGGATCGTCGGCGGCCTGATCGCCGACCTCCAGGAGGCCCTGATCGGCCTGGCCGAGGCCCACCCGGACGTGGCGATGCCCGGCCGCACCCACCTCCAGCACGCCCAGCCGGTGCTCTTCGCCCACCATGTCCTGGCCCACGTCCAGTCCCTGTCCCGGGACGCCGAGCGGCTGCGCCAGTGGGACGAGCGCACGGCCGTCTCGCCGTACGGCTCGGGCGCCCTGGCGGGCTCCTCCCTCGGCCTGGACCCGGAGGCGGTGGCCGCGGACCTCGGCTTCGAGCACGGCAGCGTCGGCAACTCCATCGACGGCACGGCCTCCCGCGACTTCGTCGCCGAGTTCGCCTTCATCACCGCGATGATCGGCGTGAACCTCTCCCGGATCTCCGAGGAGATCATCATCTGGAACACGAAGGAGTTCTCCTTCGTGACGCTGCACGACGCGTTCTCCACGGGCTCGTCGATCATGCCGCAGAAGAAGAACCCCGACATCGCCGAGCTGGCGCGCGGCAAGTCCGGCCGCCTGATCGGCAACCTGACCGGCCTCATGGCCACCCTCAAGGCCCTCCCCCTCGCGTACAACCGCGACCTCCAGGAGGACAAGGAGCCGGTCTTCGACTCCTGCGACCAACTCGAGGTCCTGCTCCCCGCCTTCACCGGCATGGTCGCCACCCTCACGATCCACCGCGAGCGCATGGAGGAACTGGCCCCGGCCGGCTTCTCCCTCGCCACCGACATCGCCGAGTGGCTGGTCAAGCAGGGCGTGCCGTTCCGCGTCGCGCACGAGGTGGCCGGCGAGTGCGTCAAGGTCGCCGAGGCCGACGGCAAGGAGCTCGACGGCCTCACCGACGAGCAGTTCGCGAAGATCTCCGCGCACCTCACCCCCGAGGTCCGTTCGGTCCTCAACGTCCCCGGCGCCCTGGCCTCCCGCAACGCCCGCGGCGGCACAGCCCCCAGCGCGGTAGCCGTCCAACTGGCAGAGCTCAAGACGAACGTGGCAACCCAGCAAGAATGGGCGACGGCCAAGAACAAGCGGTGA
- a CDS encoding RNA polymerase sigma factor, translating to MTNDLLATLRPLLTAEASAEAHATGTEPADLEQAVWLRLLEHLATDGPPLDPQGWLRRAVRAEVRRTRRTTRRELPYQSEPADDADRGPEQLALTAARHRALREAVHRLPGRCSRLLQALLSPEDLTYREIAGELGISQGSLGPERSRCLGCLRRLLTPEVAARGVRG from the coding sequence ATGACGAACGACCTGCTCGCCACCCTGCGCCCGCTGCTCACCGCGGAGGCCTCCGCCGAGGCCCACGCCACCGGGACCGAACCCGCAGACCTGGAACAGGCGGTCTGGCTCCGCCTCCTGGAGCACCTCGCCACCGACGGCCCGCCCCTCGACCCGCAGGGCTGGCTGCGCCGGGCCGTCCGCGCCGAGGTCCGCCGCACCCGCCGTACGACCCGCCGCGAACTGCCGTACCAGAGCGAGCCCGCCGACGACGCCGACCGCGGCCCCGAGCAGCTCGCCCTCACCGCCGCACGGCACCGCGCGCTGCGCGAGGCCGTGCACCGCCTCCCCGGCCGCTGCTCCCGGCTCCTGCAGGCGCTCCTCTCGCCCGAGGACCTCACCTACCGCGAGATCGCGGGGGAGTTGGGTATCTCACAGGGCAGTCTCGGCCCGGAACGTTCCAGATGTCTGGGATGTCTTCGACGTTTGCTGACGCCGGAGGTTGCGGCTCGCGGAGTGCGGGGATAG
- a CDS encoding MFS transporter gives MTSALRPATTTEAVKRPDRWLALSVLVLGVLLVAVDATVLGLATPYISEDLQPSGTQLLWIGDVYSFVIAGLLVSMGSLGDRIGRKRILLIGATAFGLISVLNAYATTPELMIAARALLGVAGAALMPATLALIRILFHDPRERSLAVGIWGATASAGTAVGPVVGGFLLEHFWWGSVFLINLPVMVVLIVVGIRTLPESRTPNPGPWDLASVVLSLVGLIGIVYAVKEAATHGLTWASLGAGLLGAAALYGFIRRQLTLPAPLLDMRLFRNRGFSGAVLADLLTVLGLSGLIFFLSQYLQLVQGRRPFEAGLAELPAAVGAVAAGLIAGRTARRFSVRAVVSGGLAAIGLALAALTTITQSTGYPLLGAALLMVGVGAGFSFTVTADVILSSVPKDQAGSASAVSETAYELGAALGIAVLGSIVTGVYRGFPSPPGTPTSAHDSLGGAVEAAGHLPTATGEALLSSAREAFVDGLTLAAGAGAIVLLATATAAWFLLRGQRL, from the coding sequence ATGACCAGCGCCCTGCGGCCGGCGACCACGACGGAGGCGGTGAAGCGTCCGGACCGTTGGCTCGCGCTCTCCGTCCTCGTGCTCGGCGTGCTGCTGGTGGCCGTCGACGCGACCGTCCTCGGTCTCGCGACCCCCTACATCAGCGAGGATCTCCAGCCCTCCGGCACCCAGCTCCTGTGGATCGGCGACGTCTACTCCTTCGTCATCGCCGGTCTGCTCGTCTCGATGGGCAGCCTCGGCGACCGCATCGGCCGCAAGCGGATCCTGCTCATCGGCGCCACCGCGTTCGGGCTGATATCGGTCCTCAACGCCTACGCGACGACCCCGGAGCTGATGATCGCGGCCCGCGCTCTGCTCGGCGTGGCCGGCGCGGCCCTCATGCCCGCCACCCTCGCCCTGATCCGCATCCTCTTCCACGACCCGCGCGAACGCAGCCTGGCGGTGGGCATCTGGGGCGCGACGGCCTCCGCGGGCACCGCGGTCGGCCCCGTCGTGGGCGGTTTCCTCCTCGAACACTTCTGGTGGGGCTCGGTCTTCCTCATCAACCTGCCCGTGATGGTCGTCCTGATCGTCGTCGGCATCAGAACGCTCCCCGAGTCCCGCACCCCGAACCCGGGCCCGTGGGACCTGGCGAGCGTGGTCCTGTCCCTCGTCGGCCTGATCGGCATCGTCTACGCCGTCAAGGAGGCCGCCACACACGGCCTCACTTGGGCCTCACTCGGCGCCGGCCTGCTGGGCGCGGCAGCGCTGTACGGCTTCATCCGCCGCCAACTGACTCTCCCGGCACCCCTGTTGGACATGCGGCTGTTCCGCAACCGCGGCTTCAGCGGCGCGGTCCTGGCCGACCTGCTGACCGTCCTGGGCCTGTCCGGCCTGATCTTCTTCCTCTCCCAGTACCTGCAACTCGTCCAGGGCAGACGGCCGTTCGAGGCCGGCCTGGCCGAACTGCCCGCCGCGGTCGGCGCGGTGGCGGCCGGTCTGATCGCGGGCCGCACGGCCCGCCGCTTCTCGGTGCGGGCCGTGGTCTCCGGCGGCCTCGCGGCGATCGGCCTGGCCCTGGCCGCCCTGACGACGATCACCCAGTCCACCGGCTACCCCCTGCTGGGAGCCGCCCTGCTGATGGTCGGCGTGGGCGCCGGCTTCTCCTTCACGGTGACGGCCGACGTCATCCTGAGCTCGGTACCGAAGGACCAGGCGGGCTCGGCCTCCGCGGTCTCCGAGACGGCCTACGAACTCGGCGCGGCCCTGGGCATCGCCGTACTCGGCTCGATCGTCACCGGCGTGTACAGAGGCTTCCCGTCCCCGCCAGGCACACCAACGTCCGCCCACGACTCCCTGGGCGGCGCGGTGGAAGCAGCAGGCCATCTGCCGACAGCAACGGGCGAGGCATTGCTGTCATCGGCGAGAGAAGCCTTCGTGGACGGCCTCACGCTGGCAGCGGGCGCAGGCGCGATCGTGCTGCTCGCTACCGCAACGGCGGCTTGGTTCCTACTGCGCGGGCAACGCCTTTAG
- a CDS encoding GNAT family N-acetyltransferase: MGMSVTISVATEQDVEQIFRLQYLCFQSEAALYGNYRIAPLVQTLDSVRQELATDCVFVARLGDEVIGSVRGSLTEDGAAAIGSLCVHPRLQGHGIGARLLRAAESALAEERGAKKFRLFTGHRSEGNLRLYRRVGYETVGTSEGTDGVLMIVLEKQAGEYAATA; the protein is encoded by the coding sequence ATGGGCATGAGCGTGACCATCTCGGTGGCGACCGAGCAGGATGTAGAGCAGATCTTCAGGCTGCAGTACCTGTGCTTCCAGAGTGAAGCCGCGCTGTACGGCAACTACCGCATCGCCCCGCTCGTCCAGACCCTCGACTCGGTCCGGCAGGAACTCGCCACCGACTGCGTCTTCGTGGCCCGCCTCGGCGACGAGGTGATCGGCTCCGTACGCGGCAGCCTCACCGAGGACGGCGCCGCCGCCATCGGCAGCCTCTGCGTCCACCCCCGCCTCCAGGGCCACGGCATCGGCGCGAGACTGCTGCGCGCGGCCGAGTCGGCGCTCGCCGAGGAACGCGGCGCCAAGAAGTTCCGCCTCTTCACCGGCCACCGCAGCGAGGGCAACCTCCGCCTCTACCGCCGCGTCGGCTACGAGACGGTCGGCACCTCCGAGGGCACCGACGGCGTCCTGATGATCGTCCTGGAGAAGCAGGCGGGCGAGTACGCGGCTACCGCGTAG
- a CDS encoding lysophospholipid acyltransferase family protein — translation MSRFVLIKAVLGPIMRLMFRPRVEGAEHIPGDGPVILAGNHLTFIDSMILPLVCDRQVFFIGKDEYVTGKSLKGRLMAWFFTGVGMIPVDRDGGRGGVAALMTGRRVLEEGKVFGIYPEGTRSPDGRLYRGRTGIARLTLMTGAPVVPFAMIGTDKLQPGGAGMPRPGRVTVRFGEAMEFSRYDGMGRDRYVLRAVTDSVMTEVMRLSGQEYVDMYATKAKVA, via the coding sequence TTGTCCCGCTTCGTGCTCATCAAGGCAGTGCTCGGACCGATCATGCGCCTGATGTTCCGCCCACGGGTGGAGGGTGCGGAGCACATCCCGGGCGACGGCCCGGTCATCCTGGCCGGCAACCACCTGACCTTCATCGACTCGATGATCCTGCCGCTCGTGTGCGACCGGCAGGTCTTCTTCATCGGCAAGGACGAGTACGTCACCGGCAAGAGCCTCAAGGGCCGCCTCATGGCCTGGTTCTTCACCGGGGTCGGCATGATCCCGGTGGACCGCGACGGCGGACGCGGGGGCGTGGCCGCGCTGATGACCGGGCGGCGGGTGCTGGAGGAGGGCAAGGTCTTCGGGATCTACCCCGAGGGCACTCGGTCGCCCGACGGCCGGCTGTACCGGGGGCGTACTGGCATCGCGCGGCTGACGTTGATGACGGGTGCGCCTGTCGTTCCCTTCGCGATGATCGGCACGGACAAGTTGCAGCCGGGCGGGGCTGGGATGCCGCGGCCGGGGCGGGTCACCGTCCGGTTCGGTGAGGCGATGGAGTTCTCGCGGTACGACGGGATGGGGCGGGACCGGTATGTGCTGCGCGCTGTGACGGACTCTGTGATGACTGAGGTCATGCGGTTGTCCGGGCAGGAGTATGTGGACATGTATGCGACCAAAGCCAAGGTCGCGTAG